In one window of Falco cherrug isolate bFalChe1 chromosome 12, bFalChe1.pri, whole genome shotgun sequence DNA:
- the CCDC17 gene encoding coiled-coil domain-containing protein 17 isoform X2 produces the protein MAGFRCPRCRMALGSRPLLRLHEERLCPGAPPAATSCPPGGAPLPAGGDPGTAGRPQDTPPPAQQEPRQGPAPGHGRQQPALREAHERRVSEIRARTRRLEQQREALCRRLAARAAATPRPEQGEVERSRALRDQAGRLRAAHGGAAPCLETAPPAGPLAAEARALRLAYLRAGGSDPAILDQLLQLQVEAALLEKGPAGLRGGRRTGEPQPPLGTLAPWPAAEAPPAVPAEPPGAGGRGLDAALLAVELENRRLEDELLALKVRRERRADAGSRAAQQHMEELAQLQAEVGMLRCHAEWMGPQLPPAILPPPVAPPLLPALAAPELFAESPRPALTGSPAAPSHPRVPPSLPLAPFRALEDPPPAREPPAQHKPRRSPR, from the exons ATGGCGGGGTTCCGCTGCCCCCGGTGCCGCATGGCGCTCGGCTCCCGCCCGCTGCTGCGGCTCCACGAGGAGCGGCTCTGCCCCGGGGCCCCCCCAGCCGCCACCTCCTGCCCGCCCGGGGGGGCCCCGCTGCCGGCGGGGGGGGACCCGGGCACGGCGGGGCGGCCGCAGGACACCCCG CCCCCCGCGCAGCAGGAGCCCCGGcagggcccggccccggggcacGGGCGGCAGCAGCCGGCGCTGCGGGAGGCCCATGAGCGCCGCGTGTCCGAGATCCGGGCCCGGACGCGGcggctggagcagcagagggagg CGCTGTGCCGGAGGCTGGCGGCCCGGGCAGCCGCGACCCCCCGCCCCGAGCAGGGGGAAGTGGAGCGGAGCCGGGCCCTGCGGGACCAGGCCGGGCGGCTGCGAGCGGCCCACGGCGG GGCCGCGCCGTGCCTGGAGACCGCCCCCCCAGCCGGGCCGCTGGCGGCCGAGGCCAG GGCGCTGCGGCTGGCCTACCTGCGCGCCGGCGGGAGCGACCCCGCCATCCTGgaccagctcctccagctccaggtgGAGGCCGCGCTGCTGGAGAAGGGAcccgcggggctgcgcgggggcAGGCGGACGGGTGAGCCCCAGCCCCCGTTAGGGACCCTGGCTCCGTGGCCGGCAGCTGAGGCGCCCCCGGCTGTGCCGGCAGAGCCccccggcgcggggggccggggcctggaTGCCGCGCTGCTGGCCGTGGAGCTGGAGAACCGGCGGCTGGAAGATGAGCTCTTGGCGCTGAAGgtcaggagggagaggagagccGATGCCG GCTCGcgggcagcccagcagcacatggaggagctggcccagctccaggcagagGTGGGGATGCTGCGATGCCACGCAGAGTGGATGGGGCCACAGCTGCCCCCCGCCATCCTCCCGCCCCCCGTGGCCCCCCcactcctgccagccctggccgCACCAGAGCTTTTTGCA gagTCCCCCAGGCCAGCGTTGacaggcagccccgcagcccccagccacccccgtgtgccccccagcctcccccttGCCCCCTTCAGGGCCCTGGAGGACCCTCCTCCTGCTCGGGAGCCCCCGGCACAGCACAAGCCTCGCCGAAG CCCTCGCTAG
- the CCDC17 gene encoding coiled-coil domain-containing protein 17 isoform X4 gives MAGFRCPRCRMALGSRPLLRLHEERLCPGAPPAATSCPPGGAPLPAGGDPGTAGRPQDTPPPAQQEPRQGPAPGHGRQQPALREAHERRVSEIRARTRRLEQQREALCRRLAARAAATPRPEQGEVERSRALRDQAGRLRAAHGGAAPCLETAPPAGPLAAEARALRLAYLRAGGSDPAILDQLLQLQVEAALLEKGPAGLRGGRRTGEPQPPLGTLAPWPAAEAPPAVPAEPPGAGGRGLDAALLAVELENRRLEDELLALKVRRERRADAGPWRTLLLLGSPRHSTSLAEALARGGLTRGTDSSALGSSNTPSKTSSPLVLATC, from the exons ATGGCGGGGTTCCGCTGCCCCCGGTGCCGCATGGCGCTCGGCTCCCGCCCGCTGCTGCGGCTCCACGAGGAGCGGCTCTGCCCCGGGGCCCCCCCAGCCGCCACCTCCTGCCCGCCCGGGGGGGCCCCGCTGCCGGCGGGGGGGGACCCGGGCACGGCGGGGCGGCCGCAGGACACCCCG CCCCCCGCGCAGCAGGAGCCCCGGcagggcccggccccggggcacGGGCGGCAGCAGCCGGCGCTGCGGGAGGCCCATGAGCGCCGCGTGTCCGAGATCCGGGCCCGGACGCGGcggctggagcagcagagggagg CGCTGTGCCGGAGGCTGGCGGCCCGGGCAGCCGCGACCCCCCGCCCCGAGCAGGGGGAAGTGGAGCGGAGCCGGGCCCTGCGGGACCAGGCCGGGCGGCTGCGAGCGGCCCACGGCGG GGCCGCGCCGTGCCTGGAGACCGCCCCCCCAGCCGGGCCGCTGGCGGCCGAGGCCAG GGCGCTGCGGCTGGCCTACCTGCGCGCCGGCGGGAGCGACCCCGCCATCCTGgaccagctcctccagctccaggtgGAGGCCGCGCTGCTGGAGAAGGGAcccgcggggctgcgcgggggcAGGCGGACGGGTGAGCCCCAGCCCCCGTTAGGGACCCTGGCTCCGTGGCCGGCAGCTGAGGCGCCCCCGGCTGTGCCGGCAGAGCCccccggcgcggggggccggggcctggaTGCCGCGCTGCTGGCCGTGGAGCTGGAGAACCGGCGGCTGGAAGATGAGCTCTTGGCGCTGAAGgtcaggagggagaggagagccGATGCCG GGCCCTGGAGGACCCTCCTCCTGCTCGGGAGCCCCCGGCACAGCACAAGCCTCGCCGAAG CCCTCGCTAGGGGAGGCCTGACCAGAGGCACTGACAGCTcagccctgggaagcagcaaCACCCCCAGCAAGACTTCCTCCCCTCTGGTGTTGGCCACGTGCTAA
- the CCDC17 gene encoding coiled-coil domain-containing protein 17 isoform X5, with protein MAGFRCPRCRMALGSRPLLRLHEERLCPGAPPAATSCPPGGAPLPAGGDPGTAGRPQDTPPPAQQEPRQGPAPGHGRQQPALREAHERRVSEIRARTRRLEQQREALCRRLAARAAATPRPEQGEVERSRALRDQAGRLRAAHGGAAPCLETAPPAGPLAAEARALRLAYLRAGGSDPAILDQLLQLQVEAALLEKGPAGLRGGRRTGEPQPPLGTLAPWPAAEAPPAVPAEPPGAGGRGLDAALLAVELENRRLEDELLALKVRRERRADAGPWRTLLLLGSPRHSTSLAEAAGLGDQLCN; from the exons ATGGCGGGGTTCCGCTGCCCCCGGTGCCGCATGGCGCTCGGCTCCCGCCCGCTGCTGCGGCTCCACGAGGAGCGGCTCTGCCCCGGGGCCCCCCCAGCCGCCACCTCCTGCCCGCCCGGGGGGGCCCCGCTGCCGGCGGGGGGGGACCCGGGCACGGCGGGGCGGCCGCAGGACACCCCG CCCCCCGCGCAGCAGGAGCCCCGGcagggcccggccccggggcacGGGCGGCAGCAGCCGGCGCTGCGGGAGGCCCATGAGCGCCGCGTGTCCGAGATCCGGGCCCGGACGCGGcggctggagcagcagagggagg CGCTGTGCCGGAGGCTGGCGGCCCGGGCAGCCGCGACCCCCCGCCCCGAGCAGGGGGAAGTGGAGCGGAGCCGGGCCCTGCGGGACCAGGCCGGGCGGCTGCGAGCGGCCCACGGCGG GGCCGCGCCGTGCCTGGAGACCGCCCCCCCAGCCGGGCCGCTGGCGGCCGAGGCCAG GGCGCTGCGGCTGGCCTACCTGCGCGCCGGCGGGAGCGACCCCGCCATCCTGgaccagctcctccagctccaggtgGAGGCCGCGCTGCTGGAGAAGGGAcccgcggggctgcgcgggggcAGGCGGACGGGTGAGCCCCAGCCCCCGTTAGGGACCCTGGCTCCGTGGCCGGCAGCTGAGGCGCCCCCGGCTGTGCCGGCAGAGCCccccggcgcggggggccggggcctggaTGCCGCGCTGCTGGCCGTGGAGCTGGAGAACCGGCGGCTGGAAGATGAGCTCTTGGCGCTGAAGgtcaggagggagaggagagccGATGCCG GGCCCTGGAGGACCCTCCTCCTGCTCGGGAGCCCCCGGCACAGCACAAGCCTCGCCGAAG ccgcagggctgggggaccAGCTGTGTAATTAG
- the CCDC17 gene encoding coiled-coil domain-containing protein 17 isoform X3 codes for MAGFRCPRCRMALGSRPLLRLHEERLCPGAPPAATSCPPGGAPLPAGGDPGTAGRPQDTPPPAQQEPRQGPAPGHGRQQPALREAHERRVSEIRARTRRLEQQREALCRRLAARAAATPRPEQGEVERSRALRDQAGRLRAAHGGAAPCLETAPPAGPLAAEARALRLAYLRAGGSDPAILDQLLQLQVEAALLEKGPAGLRGGRRTEPPGAGGRGLDAALLAVELENRRLEDELLALKVRRERRADAGSRAAQQHMEELAQLQAEVGMLRCHAEWMGPQLPPAILPPPVAPPLLPALAAPELFAESPRPALTGSPAAPSHPRVPPSLPLAPFRALEDPPPAREPPAQHKPRRSRRAGGPAV; via the exons ATGGCGGGGTTCCGCTGCCCCCGGTGCCGCATGGCGCTCGGCTCCCGCCCGCTGCTGCGGCTCCACGAGGAGCGGCTCTGCCCCGGGGCCCCCCCAGCCGCCACCTCCTGCCCGCCCGGGGGGGCCCCGCTGCCGGCGGGGGGGGACCCGGGCACGGCGGGGCGGCCGCAGGACACCCCG CCCCCCGCGCAGCAGGAGCCCCGGcagggcccggccccggggcacGGGCGGCAGCAGCCGGCGCTGCGGGAGGCCCATGAGCGCCGCGTGTCCGAGATCCGGGCCCGGACGCGGcggctggagcagcagagggagg CGCTGTGCCGGAGGCTGGCGGCCCGGGCAGCCGCGACCCCCCGCCCCGAGCAGGGGGAAGTGGAGCGGAGCCGGGCCCTGCGGGACCAGGCCGGGCGGCTGCGAGCGGCCCACGGCGG GGCCGCGCCGTGCCTGGAGACCGCCCCCCCAGCCGGGCCGCTGGCGGCCGAGGCCAG GGCGCTGCGGCTGGCCTACCTGCGCGCCGGCGGGAGCGACCCCGCCATCCTGgaccagctcctccagctccaggtgGAGGCCGCGCTGCTGGAGAAGGGAcccgcggggctgcgcgggggcAGGCGGACGG AGCCccccggcgcggggggccggggcctggaTGCCGCGCTGCTGGCCGTGGAGCTGGAGAACCGGCGGCTGGAAGATGAGCTCTTGGCGCTGAAGgtcaggagggagaggagagccGATGCCG GCTCGcgggcagcccagcagcacatggaggagctggcccagctccaggcagagGTGGGGATGCTGCGATGCCACGCAGAGTGGATGGGGCCACAGCTGCCCCCCGCCATCCTCCCGCCCCCCGTGGCCCCCCcactcctgccagccctggccgCACCAGAGCTTTTTGCA gagTCCCCCAGGCCAGCGTTGacaggcagccccgcagcccccagccacccccgtgtgccccccagcctcccccttGCCCCCTTCAGGGCCCTGGAGGACCCTCCTCCTGCTCGGGAGCCCCCGGCACAGCACAAGCCTCGCCGAAG ccgcagggctgggggaccAGCTGTGTAA
- the CCDC17 gene encoding coiled-coil domain-containing protein 17 isoform X1 — MAGFRCPRCRMALGSRPLLRLHEERLCPGAPPAATSCPPGGAPLPAGGDPGTAGRPQDTPPPAQQEPRQGPAPGHGRQQPALREAHERRVSEIRARTRRLEQQREALCRRLAARAAATPRPEQGEVERSRALRDQAGRLRAAHGGAAPCLETAPPAGPLAAEARALRLAYLRAGGSDPAILDQLLQLQVEAALLEKGPAGLRGGRRTGEPQPPLGTLAPWPAAEAPPAVPAEPPGAGGRGLDAALLAVELENRRLEDELLALKVRRERRADAGSRAAQQHMEELAQLQAEVGMLRCHAEWMGPQLPPAILPPPVAPPLLPALAAPELFAESPRPALTGSPAAPSHPRVPPSLPLAPFRALEDPPPAREPPAQHKPRRSRRAGGPAV; from the exons ATGGCGGGGTTCCGCTGCCCCCGGTGCCGCATGGCGCTCGGCTCCCGCCCGCTGCTGCGGCTCCACGAGGAGCGGCTCTGCCCCGGGGCCCCCCCAGCCGCCACCTCCTGCCCGCCCGGGGGGGCCCCGCTGCCGGCGGGGGGGGACCCGGGCACGGCGGGGCGGCCGCAGGACACCCCG CCCCCCGCGCAGCAGGAGCCCCGGcagggcccggccccggggcacGGGCGGCAGCAGCCGGCGCTGCGGGAGGCCCATGAGCGCCGCGTGTCCGAGATCCGGGCCCGGACGCGGcggctggagcagcagagggagg CGCTGTGCCGGAGGCTGGCGGCCCGGGCAGCCGCGACCCCCCGCCCCGAGCAGGGGGAAGTGGAGCGGAGCCGGGCCCTGCGGGACCAGGCCGGGCGGCTGCGAGCGGCCCACGGCGG GGCCGCGCCGTGCCTGGAGACCGCCCCCCCAGCCGGGCCGCTGGCGGCCGAGGCCAG GGCGCTGCGGCTGGCCTACCTGCGCGCCGGCGGGAGCGACCCCGCCATCCTGgaccagctcctccagctccaggtgGAGGCCGCGCTGCTGGAGAAGGGAcccgcggggctgcgcgggggcAGGCGGACGGGTGAGCCCCAGCCCCCGTTAGGGACCCTGGCTCCGTGGCCGGCAGCTGAGGCGCCCCCGGCTGTGCCGGCAGAGCCccccggcgcggggggccggggcctggaTGCCGCGCTGCTGGCCGTGGAGCTGGAGAACCGGCGGCTGGAAGATGAGCTCTTGGCGCTGAAGgtcaggagggagaggagagccGATGCCG GCTCGcgggcagcccagcagcacatggaggagctggcccagctccaggcagagGTGGGGATGCTGCGATGCCACGCAGAGTGGATGGGGCCACAGCTGCCCCCCGCCATCCTCCCGCCCCCCGTGGCCCCCCcactcctgccagccctggccgCACCAGAGCTTTTTGCA gagTCCCCCAGGCCAGCGTTGacaggcagccccgcagcccccagccacccccgtgtgccccccagcctcccccttGCCCCCTTCAGGGCCCTGGAGGACCCTCCTCCTGCTCGGGAGCCCCCGGCACAGCACAAGCCTCGCCGAAG ccgcagggctgggggaccAGCTGTGTAA